ATTATTAAATATCCAAAAGGTTAATGTATTAGATCTTTCAAAATATTTAAGTGTAAGTGAAAAAACCATATTAAGATCAGTTGAAACGCTTAACAATAAGTTAAAAAAATTTAGTTGTCAAATAATGTTTGAAAAAAATGATGTTTTTTTTAAGGGTAATTCTAAAGATATTTTTAAAAAATTTTATAGTTTTGAAGAAAATGATATTTTTACAACTTATGAACGACAAATTTATATTTTAAATTTGTTTCTTAATAAAGATTCAGAAGAAAAAATAACTTTAAATAACATAGCTTTAAATATCGATTTCCCTATTACAACAATTAAAAAAGATATTAGTTCTTTAAATTTACGTTTAAATCAAAAAGGAGAAGAATTAATTTCTTCTAAAAATGATGGTTTAATTCTTAAACAAATGAATGAAAGTCAAATTATTGATCTTTATTTAAATTTAATTTTGAATCAAATTATCACAAGACAAGGTAAAACAATTATTAAAAATATGTCAATTGAACCAATTTTTAATCCTTATATTTATCGTAATTTAGTTGCTAATTGAAATATCGATTTGTTTAATAAAATCTTTAATTCTTTAATTATTGTAAAAACGCAAAAGAATCTTAATAATTCAGATTATGAAATTATTTATCTAAGTCTTTATATAACTTTTTGATTAAATCATTCAAGAAATTTAAAATTAATAACCATTTTAAAAAAAAGCGAATCAATAAATTTGGATGAAATAATGGATCAAATTTACATAAAAGATAATAAAAAAATTCTTTTAAGTAATTTTTATGAAAATTTTGATAATGACAATAATTTAGTTAATCGCATTGTATCTGAGTTAACTTTAAAGATAAATGCGTTATTTATGGATGAAGTATTTTTAAATGATGAAGCTATTTTAAATATTAAAAATCATTTATCTAGAAATATTAAAAATAATTCTTTTCAAGTTCATGATAAATTTATTAATGATTTTCATGTTCAGGGTATTGCTAATTACATAAAAGATTTTAACGAAATTTGGCTTGTAACTAAGGAAGTTCTTGATAAATTTTTAAAACAAGAAAATGTTAATGACATTTTAACTTATGAAGTCTTTTTATATATTATGGTTTGATTTGATGCCATGATTTATGATTATAAATTAACTATAAAAACAGTTTGCATTGGTGGCATGGGACAAAGTGCAATGATGTCACATCATATTAAAACAATTTATAAAAATGCGCTAATTGAACCAAAACCATATGCAATGTTAACTAAAGAAGATTATATAAACTCTGATTTGATTATTTCGGCCTTAGAAATTGATCATAAAAACTATGATAACATTCTGAATTTGCCGTTTATGTCAGTCATAAATAATAAAGAATTAATTCACAAAAAATTATCAAAAATTATTTATAAAAAAATATTAGTCAATAAATAAAAACGAGGGATAGGATGAAAAAAGTACTAGAATTAGAAAATATTAAAGTTAATCTAAATAGTGTTTCAAAAGAAGAAGCAATTCGGTTTGCTGGAGAACATTTATTAAATTTAGGTTATGTGCAAAAAGAATACATTGATTCAATGTTAAGAAGAGAAAATAATTTAACAACTTATATAGGAAATCACGTAGCAATTCCTCATGGTGATACTGGTTCTGCTAGTTTAGTTAAAACTACGGGAATAGTTTTTCACCATTATAAAAAAGGTGTTGATTTTGGTAAAGAAAAAGCTCACTTTATAATTGGAATTGCCTCTAAAGATAATTATCATTTAGAAATTTTAGCAAATATTGCAGAAATTTTTAGTGATGCTGATTTAGTTAAAAGTTTTCTAAAAAAGGAAGTAACAGTAGAAAAAGTCTTTAAATTGTTACAAGGTGAATAGATGAAAACAATTCATTTAGGAGCAGGTAATATTGGTCGTGGTTTTATTGCCCCAATTTTAAAACAAGACCCAGCAATTGGAGAAATTAAATTTTTAGATGTTAACCCCGAAGTTATTAATTTAATAAAAACACAAAAAAAATATATAGTAAAAGAATTAGCCGAAAAAGATAACGAAATATTAATTAAAAATATTTCCGCGAATTTGCTTGATGATATTTTAAAAGCTAAAATTGATGATTATTTACTTGATGCAAAAATAATCACAATTTCAATCGGTCAACCAAATTTACGATTTTTAATTAAAAACTTTGAATATATTTCGGATTTATTAATTAAAAACAATAAAGAAATGTTGATTTTATGTTGTGAAAACGGTAATAGAGTTTCTAGCTATTTCAAAAAATTATTAATTGAAAATAAAATTAATGTTTTACCTTTTCATTTTGTTGATGTGGTAGTTGATAGAATTGTTCCTAATCAAGAAAGAGACAGCTTAAATGTTCAAGTTGAAAAATATTTTTCTTGAATCGTTGATGAGGAGCAATGACCAAGTAATTTTACAAAAATTAAAACCATTGTTTATTCAAAAGATTTAGATTCAGAAATCAATAAAAAAATTTGTCTTTTAAACGGTGTTCATTCAGCACTTTCATGGCATAGATATGCAATAGATAAATTTCAAATTCCCATTTTACAAGATGCATTAAAATTTAATGAAACAAAAAATTATTTTGATAATTTAACTTCAGAATTAGTAATAATTATTGCTCAGCAATATAACTTTGAAATTAAATATCTTAAAGAATATATTTCTTCAATTTGAAAAAGATTTAATAATCCTAAAATTAAAGATGAAATGTCAAGAATTGCTCGCAATCCAATTACAAAAATGCAAAAAAACGAAAGAATATTAAATCCTTTATTTTTTGCAGCAAGCAAAGGATTAAAATTCGAATATTTAAGTCAAGCATTTAATGATCTCTTAAATTATCATTTTTCAGAAGATAAAGAAGCGGTTGAATTAAGTAATTATATTTCTGTTCATGGTAAATTAAAAGCAGTCTTAAATTATGTTAAAGAGTTAAATAATCAAGAAATTGAAGTTATTAAAAAAATAATTAATTAAAATGTCGTAACCTAGTGAAATTTTCGCTAGGTTTTTTGTTTTTTTATTTAGATATAATGTGATATATTTTAACTTAAATAAAACTTGAGGTATATTTTGAAAACAGATTTTTTAATTAAAAAAAAGAATTTAAATTATTTATGATTATGAATTCCTATGGGAACTTTCTTTTGTCTTGGATTAATTGGGTTTATTCTTACATCTTTTTGGAAATTGGAATGAGATAGTGCAATTTTATTTGCTCAAGGAATGGAATATAAAATAGTTCATTATTGGGTTGCAGCAATGCTTGAAATTGGTGAAACAGAACTTTTAATAATTGGTTCAGCAACTTTCTTTATTTTGTTAGAAAGTTTTTTTAGATATAAAATTCACAAAACTCAAAACGGTTTTTATTTCAAAAACCGTTGGATATTAATTGCCATTTATTTATTAATGGTTTTATCTTGGTTAGCATATAATATTTACTCAATTATTGAAATGAATTGAAAAAATACTGGTTTTGGTCCCGGAATCGATGTTCTCTTATTTCAACCTTTTAAAGTTAGGCAAACTGTAAAAATTGTTATTTTTATT
The sequence above is drawn from the Williamsoniiplasma somnilux genome and encodes:
- a CDS encoding helix-turn-helix domain-containing protein yields the protein MLTNERNVQILYLLLNIQKVNVLDLSKYLSVSEKTILRSVETLNNKLKKFSCQIMFEKNDVFFKGNSKDIFKKFYSFEENDIFTTYERQIYILNLFLNKDSEEKITLNNIALNIDFPITTIKKDISSLNLRLNQKGEELISSKNDGLILKQMNESQIIDLYLNLILNQIITRQGKTIIKNMSIEPIFNPYIYRNLVANWNIDLFNKIFNSLIIVKTQKNLNNSDYEIIYLSLYITFWLNHSRNLKLITILKKSESINLDEIMDQIYIKDNKKILLSNFYENFDNDNNLVNRIVSELTLKINALFMDEVFLNDEAILNIKNHLSRNIKNNSFQVHDKFINDFHVQGIANYIKDFNEIWLVTKEVLDKFLKQENVNDILTYEVFLYIMVWFDAMIYDYKLTIKTVCIGGMGQSAMMSHHIKTIYKNALIEPKPYAMLTKEDYINSDLIISALEIDHKNYDNILNLPFMSVINNKELIHKKLSKIIYKKILVNK
- a CDS encoding PTS sugar transporter subunit IIA translates to MKKVLELENIKVNLNSVSKEEAIRFAGEHLLNLGYVQKEYIDSMLRRENNLTTYIGNHVAIPHGDTGSASLVKTTGIVFHHYKKGVDFGKEKAHFIIGIASKDNYHLEILANIAEIFSDADLVKSFLKKEVTVEKVFKLLQGE